A section of the Thermococcus sp. genome encodes:
- a CDS encoding methylmalonyl-CoA mutase — MYRGRFWTMRQYAGFGTAEESNRRYKYLLEQGQTGLSVAFDLPTQIGYDSDHPMSEGEVGKVGVAIDSLWDMRILFDGIPLDKVSTSMTINSTAANLLAMYILVAEEQGVQPHQLRGTVQNDILKEYIARGTYIFPPQPSMRLTTDIIMYCAENVPKWNPISISGYHIREAGANAVQEVAFTLADGIEYVKAVIERGMDVDKFAGRLSFFFNAHNNFLEEIAKFRAARRLWAYIMKEWFNAKNPRSMLLRFHTQTAGSTLTAQQPENNIVRVAIQALAAVLGGTQSLHTNSYDEALSLPTEKSVRIALRTQQIIAYESGVVDTIDPLGGSYYIEWLTDHIYEEALKYIEKIQKMGGMMRAIERGYIQKEIAESAYKYQREVEEKKRIIVGVNEFIVDEPLDVEILKVDPSIREKQIERLKKLRSERDSKKVEEALDKLRKAAETEDENLMPYIIEAHRHLATLGEVTDVLREVWGEYRAPLIF, encoded by the coding sequence ATGTACCGCGGCAGGTTCTGGACGATGAGGCAGTACGCCGGTTTCGGAACCGCTGAGGAGTCCAACAGGCGCTACAAATACCTCCTGGAGCAGGGCCAGACCGGTCTGAGCGTCGCCTTCGACCTGCCCACCCAGATAGGCTACGACTCCGACCACCCGATGAGCGAGGGTGAGGTCGGAAAGGTCGGCGTCGCCATCGACTCCCTCTGGGACATGCGCATACTCTTCGACGGGATCCCGCTCGACAAGGTCTCAACCTCGATGACCATCAACTCCACCGCCGCCAATCTGCTCGCCATGTACATTCTCGTGGCCGAAGAGCAGGGCGTTCAGCCCCACCAGCTCAGGGGAACGGTTCAGAACGACATCCTCAAGGAGTACATAGCTCGCGGCACCTACATCTTCCCGCCGCAGCCTAGCATGAGGCTCACCACCGACATCATAATGTACTGCGCCGAGAACGTTCCCAAGTGGAACCCGATAAGCATAAGCGGCTACCACATTAGAGAGGCCGGCGCCAACGCCGTCCAGGAAGTTGCCTTCACCCTCGCGGACGGTATTGAGTACGTTAAGGCCGTTATCGAGAGGGGAATGGACGTTGACAAGTTCGCCGGAAGGCTCAGCTTCTTCTTCAACGCCCACAACAACTTCCTTGAGGAGATAGCCAAGTTCAGGGCCGCGAGAAGGCTCTGGGCCTACATAATGAAGGAGTGGTTCAACGCCAAGAACCCGAGGAGCATGCTCCTGCGCTTCCACACCCAGACGGCCGGCTCAACCCTCACCGCCCAGCAGCCGGAGAACAACATCGTTAGGGTTGCCATTCAGGCCCTTGCTGCCGTCCTCGGCGGAACGCAGTCACTCCACACCAACAGCTACGACGAGGCCCTCTCGCTCCCGACCGAGAAGAGCGTTAGGATAGCCCTCAGAACCCAGCAGATAATCGCCTACGAAAGCGGCGTCGTTGACACGATAGACCCGCTCGGCGGAAGCTACTACATCGAGTGGCTCACCGACCACATCTACGAGGAGGCTTTGAAGTACATCGAGAAGATCCAGAAGATGGGCGGCATGATGCGTGCTATTGAGCGCGGCTACATCCAGAAGGAGATAGCGGAGTCAGCTTATAAGTACCAGAGGGAAGTGGAGGAGAAGAAGCGCATCATCGTCGGCGTGAACGAGTTCATAGTCGACGAGCCGCTCGACGTCGAGATACTCAAGGTCGACCCGAGCATCAGGGAGAAGCAGATCGAGCGCCTCAAGAAGCTGAGGAGCGAACGCGACAGCAAGAAGGTCGAGGAGGCCCTCGATAAGCTCAGGAAGGCAGCGGAAACCGAGGACGAGAACCTCATGCCCTACATCATCGAGGCCCACAGGCACCTCGCAACGCTCGGTGAGGTCACCGACGTTCTCCGCGAGGTCTGGGGCGAGTACAGGGCGCCGCTGATATTCTGA
- a CDS encoding 50S ribosomal protein L39e has protein sequence MARNKPLAKKLRLAKAAKQNRRIPVWVIVKTNREVMTHPKRRMWRRTKLKE, from the coding sequence ATGGCGAGAAACAAGCCGCTTGCGAAGAAGCTCAGACTTGCCAAGGCCGCGAAGCAGAACAGGCGCATTCCGGTCTGGGTCATCGTCAAGACCAACAGGGAGGTCATGACCCACCCCAAGAGGAGGATGTGGAGAAGGACCAAGCTCAAGGAGTGA
- a CDS encoding 50S ribosomal protein L31e, with translation MPIKPGEEVIFVVPIKKIKKRVPRWKRAPRAAKFVREWIARHAKADEVVIGTDVNEKIWERGAEKPPNKLRVKVIVEEEEGKRIAKVSLA, from the coding sequence ATGCCGATCAAGCCCGGTGAAGAGGTCATATTCGTCGTTCCCATCAAGAAGATAAAGAAGCGCGTTCCCCGCTGGAAGAGGGCCCCCAGGGCCGCGAAGTTCGTCCGCGAGTGGATAGCGAGGCACGCAAAGGCCGACGAGGTGGTCATTGGCACCGACGTCAACGAGAAGATCTGGGAGAGGGGCGCAGAGAAGCCGCCCAACAAGCTCCGCGTTAAGGTTATCGTCGAAGAGGAAGAGGGCAAGAGGATTGCCAAGGTCTCCCTCGCCTGA
- a CDS encoding translation initiation factor IF-6: protein MHIERLDFENSPYLGVYGTATDRVVLIREGLGEKKIEVLREVLKVPLIKTSIMKSRIVGIFAAGNSNAIVVPWYVWDAELEKINGQLREHGIDTEVVPFQSTLTAFGNLILANDRAALISSKFTREEAKKLEDILGVEVERGMIGDFHAVGSVGVVTNRGGLVHPEATDEELEWLRDLFKVDIYVGTANMGVPFVGSCMLANSHGVVVGHLTTGPEIVKIEEALGFLD, encoded by the coding sequence ATGCACATAGAAAGGCTCGATTTTGAGAACTCCCCGTATCTTGGCGTTTACGGTACCGCGACGGATAGGGTAGTCCTCATCAGGGAGGGCCTCGGCGAGAAGAAGATCGAGGTTCTCAGGGAGGTTCTCAAGGTTCCGCTCATCAAGACGAGCATAATGAAGTCGCGCATAGTCGGCATATTCGCGGCAGGAAACTCCAACGCGATAGTCGTCCCCTGGTACGTCTGGGACGCCGAGCTCGAGAAGATAAACGGCCAGCTCAGGGAACACGGCATAGATACGGAGGTGGTTCCCTTCCAGAGCACCCTCACGGCCTTCGGCAACCTCATCCTGGCCAACGACAGGGCGGCGCTGATAAGCTCCAAGTTCACCAGGGAGGAGGCCAAAAAACTCGAGGACATACTCGGCGTCGAGGTCGAGAGGGGCATGATCGGTGACTTCCACGCCGTGGGAAGCGTCGGAGTGGTCACCAACAGGGGCGGCCTAGTTCACCCCGAGGCGACCGACGAGGAGCTTGAGTGGCTCCGCGACCTCTTCAAGGTTGATATATACGTCGGAACCGCCAACATGGGTGTCCCCTTCGTTGGCTCATGTATGCTGGCGAACTCTCACGGTGTCGTCGTTGGACACCTGACCACTGGACCCGAGATAGTGAAGATTGAAGAAGCCTTGGGCTTCCTTGACTGA
- the rpl18a gene encoding 50S ribosomal protein L18Ae, producing MEVKVFRVRGVFERNGKREKFTREYRGLRAEDVIEILYSEVGSKHRVPRNKIWIESVEEIKPEEAENPIIRKLSGL from the coding sequence ATGGAGGTTAAGGTCTTCCGCGTTAGGGGCGTTTTCGAGAGGAACGGAAAGAGGGAGAAGTTCACCAGGGAGTACCGCGGCCTCAGGGCCGAGGATGTCATCGAGATACTCTACTCCGAAGTCGGCAGCAAGCACCGCGTTCCGAGGAACAAGATATGGATCGAGAGCGTCGAGGAGATAAAGCCCGAAGAGGCCGAGAACCCGATCATCAGGAAGCTCAGCGGGCTCTGA
- a CDS encoding YhbY family RNA-binding protein translates to MEKRLPGKVRRAIRARYYDIPPRAWIGKRGLDEGVIEEINTQLEKDGILKVEIRKGALISTEMDRRQLAEKVAEMTDSELIEVRGKRFILFKPREGWEKYLRKLQRKELSKEKREEKPVKKVRLDIAQFRRKFKKGRD, encoded by the coding sequence ATGGAGAAACGCTTACCCGGAAAGGTGAGACGCGCCATAAGGGCGAGATACTACGACATCCCCCCGAGGGCGTGGATAGGCAAGAGAGGACTGGATGAGGGCGTCATTGAGGAGATAAACACCCAGCTTGAGAAGGACGGAATCCTGAAGGTGGAAATAAGGAAAGGGGCGCTCATAAGCACCGAGATGGACAGGCGTCAGCTTGCCGAGAAGGTAGCGGAGATGACGGACAGCGAGCTCATCGAGGTTCGCGGCAAAAGGTTTATATTGTTCAAACCGAGGGAAGGTTGGGAAAAGTATTTAAGGAAGCTCCAGAGAAAGGAGCTTTCGAAGGAAAAGCGGGAGGAGAAGCCCGTTAAGAAAGTCAGGCTCGATATCGCTCAATTCAGGAGGAAATTCAAGAAGGGGAGGGATTGA
- a CDS encoding 30S ribosomal protein S19e, with amino-acid sequence MATVYDVPGDLLVERVAKALKEIEAIKPPEWAPFVKTGRHKERLPEQEDWWYYRVASIFRKIYIDGPVGIERLRTWYGGRKNRGHAPEHFYKAGGSIIRKALQQLEQAGFVQKVPGEGRIVTPQGQSFLDKIATELKKELEEQIPELKKY; translated from the coding sequence GTGGCGACAGTTTATGACGTTCCCGGTGATTTGCTCGTTGAGAGGGTTGCAAAGGCTCTCAAGGAGATCGAGGCCATAAAGCCGCCCGAGTGGGCACCCTTCGTCAAGACCGGAAGACACAAGGAGCGCCTCCCGGAGCAGGAGGACTGGTGGTACTACAGGGTTGCCAGCATCTTCAGGAAGATCTACATCGACGGGCCGGTCGGAATCGAGCGCCTTAGGACCTGGTACGGCGGCAGGAAGAACCGCGGACACGCCCCGGAGCACTTCTACAAGGCCGGAGGAAGCATCATAAGGAAGGCCCTCCAGCAGCTTGAGCAGGCTGGCTTCGTCCAGAAGGTTCCGGGCGAGGGAAGGATCGTCACCCCGCAGGGACAGAGCTTCCTCGACAAGATCGCCACCGAGCTCAAGAAGGAGCTTGAGGAGCAGATTCCGGAGCTCAAGAAGTACTGA
- a CDS encoding DNA-binding protein: MAEDIEEIRKRKLMELQKKYLEQQKAQEEAIRQEMELEAQLNAIMRRILTQDARERLGRVKLVRPELARQVELVLVQLYQAGQIREPIDDAKLKKILAQIDARTRRDFKIKW, encoded by the coding sequence ATGGCCGAGGACATAGAGGAGATCAGGAAGCGCAAGCTCATGGAACTGCAGAAAAAGTACCTTGAGCAGCAGAAGGCGCAGGAGGAGGCCATAAGGCAGGAGATGGAGCTTGAAGCCCAGCTCAACGCGATAATGAGAAGGATTCTAACTCAGGACGCCAGGGAAAGGCTCGGAAGGGTAAAGCTGGTTCGTCCTGAACTGGCGAGGCAGGTCGAGCTGGTTCTCGTTCAGCTCTATCAGGCTGGGCAGATAAGGGAGCCCATAGACGATGCCAAGCTGAAGAAAATACTCGCCCAGATCGATGCAAGGACGAGACGGGACTTCAAGATTAAGTGGTAG
- a CDS encoding transcription initiation factor IIB: MSKRRVCPVCGSTEFIYDPGRGEVVCKVCGYVIEENVIDMGPEWRAFDASQREKRARVGAPESILLHDKGLSTDIGIDRNLSGLMREKMYRLRKWQSRLRVSDAAERNLAFALSELDRIASQLKLPRHVEEEAARLYREAVRKGLIRGRSIESVIAACVYAACRLLKVPRTLDEIADISRVDKKEIGRSFRFIARNLNLTPKKLFVKPTDYVNKFADELGLSERVRRRAIAILDEAYDKGLTSGKSPAGLVAAALYIAGLLEDEKRTQREVAEVARVTEVTVRNRYKELVDKLNLKIPV, translated from the coding sequence GTGAGCAAGCGTAGGGTCTGCCCGGTCTGTGGCTCGACGGAGTTCATCTACGACCCGGGTAGGGGAGAGGTAGTCTGTAAGGTTTGCGGTTACGTTATTGAGGAGAACGTCATAGATATGGGTCCCGAGTGGCGCGCCTTTGATGCGAGCCAGAGGGAGAAGAGGGCGAGAGTTGGTGCCCCTGAGAGCATTCTCCTTCACGATAAGGGTCTTTCAACGGATATTGGAATTGACAGGAACCTTTCCGGTTTGATGCGTGAAAAGATGTACCGTCTGAGGAAGTGGCAGTCCCGCCTGAGGGTCAGCGATGCAGCCGAGAGGAACCTTGCCTTTGCCCTCAGCGAGCTCGACAGGATAGCCAGCCAGCTCAAGCTTCCCAGGCACGTTGAGGAGGAAGCCGCTCGCTTATATCGTGAGGCCGTGAGAAAGGGCCTCATAAGGGGACGCTCCATTGAGAGCGTTATCGCCGCCTGTGTCTACGCCGCGTGCAGGCTCCTGAAAGTCCCGAGGACTCTCGACGAGATAGCCGATATCTCTCGCGTTGACAAGAAGGAGATAGGCAGGAGCTTCCGCTTCATTGCCAGAAACCTCAACCTGACCCCGAAGAAGCTCTTCGTCAAGCCGACCGACTACGTGAACAAGTTCGCCGACGAGCTGGGGCTCAGCGAGAGGGTGAGGAGGCGCGCGATAGCCATACTCGACGAGGCATACGACAAGGGGCTGACGAGCGGAAAGAGCCCCGCGGGTCTGGTCGCGGCCGCCCTCTACATTGCCGGACTGCTGGAGGATGAGAAGAGAACCCAGAGGGAGGTTGCAGAAGTCGCGCGCGTCACCGAGGTCACCGTCAGGAACCGCTACAAGGAGCTCGTTGACAAGCTCAACCTGAAGATTCCGGTTTGA
- the fen gene encoding flap endonuclease-1: MGVQIGELVPRKEIELENLYGRKVAIDAFNAIYQFLSTIRQRDGTPLMDSRGRITSHLSGLFYRNINLMEAGIKPAYVFDGKPPEFKKKEIEKRREAREEAEEKWYEALERGELEEAKKYAMRATRVNEGLINDAKKLLELMGIPVIQAPSEGEAQAAYMAARKKVYASASQDYDSLLFGAPRLVRNVTITGRRKLPGKNVYVEVRPELIVLEEVLKELGVDREKLIEMAILVGTDYNPGGVKGIGPKKALTIVKRTKDPLKKYNRDSEVDLYAIKEFFLNPPVTDEYELKWREPDEEGILKFLCDEHDFSEERVKNGLERLRKAVKAGKQATLESWFGKR, from the coding sequence GTGGGAGTACAGATTGGAGAGCTCGTTCCGAGGAAGGAGATTGAACTGGAGAACCTCTACGGGAGAAAGGTCGCAATAGACGCGTTCAACGCCATATACCAGTTCCTCTCAACCATAAGGCAGAGGGACGGTACCCCCCTCATGGACTCCCGGGGGAGGATAACCTCTCACCTCAGCGGCCTCTTCTACAGGAACATCAACCTAATGGAGGCCGGAATAAAGCCAGCATACGTTTTCGACGGCAAGCCGCCGGAGTTCAAGAAGAAGGAGATAGAGAAGCGCCGTGAGGCGAGGGAAGAGGCCGAGGAGAAGTGGTACGAGGCCCTGGAGCGCGGCGAGCTTGAGGAGGCGAAGAAGTACGCGATGCGTGCAACCAGGGTCAACGAGGGGCTGATAAACGACGCCAAGAAGCTCCTTGAGCTGATGGGAATCCCCGTGATCCAGGCGCCCAGCGAGGGTGAGGCCCAGGCCGCTTACATGGCCGCAAGAAAGAAGGTCTACGCCTCGGCCAGCCAGGACTACGATTCGCTCCTCTTCGGTGCTCCCAGACTGGTGAGAAACGTCACGATAACGGGCAGGCGGAAGCTCCCCGGGAAGAACGTCTACGTTGAAGTCCGCCCGGAGCTGATAGTGCTGGAGGAGGTGCTCAAGGAGCTTGGCGTGGACAGGGAGAAGCTCATAGAGATGGCCATACTGGTCGGCACGGACTACAATCCCGGCGGGGTAAAGGGCATCGGGCCAAAGAAGGCCCTTACAATAGTCAAGCGCACCAAAGATCCGCTGAAGAAGTACAACAGGGACAGTGAAGTCGACCTCTACGCGATAAAGGAGTTCTTCCTCAATCCACCCGTCACGGACGAGTACGAGCTGAAGTGGCGCGAACCGGACGAGGAGGGGATCCTCAAGTTCCTCTGCGACGAGCACGACTTCAGCGAGGAGAGGGTGAAGAACGGCCTTGAGCGGCTGAGAAAAGCTGTAAAAGCAGGAAAACAGGCGACACTGGAGAGCTGGTTCGGAAAGCGCTGA